The Salvelinus namaycush isolate Seneca chromosome 1, SaNama_1.0, whole genome shotgun sequence genome has a window encoding:
- the LOC120049390 gene encoding RNA-binding protein with multiple splicing 2-like produces MSITSLKSDSETNNVSIEEEVRTLFVSGLPVDIKPRELYLLFRPFKGYEGSLIKLTSKQPVGFVTFDNRTGAEAAKNALNGIRFDPECPQTLRLEFAKANTKMAKSKLMGTPNPTNIHPALGAHFIARDPYDMTGAALIPASPDTWTPYPLYTTELTPGLPHGAFAYPAAAAAAAALHAQMRWYPTPSETNQPGWKSRQFC; encoded by the exons GTACGAACACTTTTTGTTAGTGGCCTGCCGGTGGATATCAAACCTCGTGAACTGTACCTGCTGTTCAGACCATTTAAG GGTTACGAGGGTTCACTGATTAAGTTGACTTCAAAACAG ccAGTTGGGTTTGTCACCTTTGACAATCGGACTGGAGCCGAAGCTGCCAAAAACGCATTAAAC GGCATCCGTTTTGACCCAGAGTGCCCCCAGACCCTGCGGTTAGAGTTTGCTAAAGCCAACACGAAGATGGCAAAGAGTAAGCTGATGGGCACACCGAATCCCACTAATATCCACCCTGCTCTAGGAGCTCACTTCATTGCACGGGACCCAT ATGACATGACGGGGGCAGCATTAATTCCAGCGTCCCCGGACACGTGGACCCCGTACCCCCTGTACACCACGGAGCTGACTCCCGGGCTCCCTCACGGCGCCTTCGCCTATCCAGcggcagctgctgctgctgcagccctCCACGCCCAG ATGCGCTGGTACCCTACTCCATCTGAAACTAACCAGCCAGGATGGAAGTCCCGGCAGTTCTGTTAG